The following coding sequences are from one Haladaptatus caseinilyticus window:
- a CDS encoding DNA-binding protein has product MPEDSSSVLDALDRAEDAFGGYTTGAPEYEENLDPEANQPPVIQLRKACRLLDACRTLRKHDGYHTSVIEMSFAAIERSLEFYVLSASNDSIDNFQNHTRAYDRAAALGVFSEETARRLQTLYTDNRSAAYYRDTVATAEQAEMMFSLSVTTHDHVKNFSQQSYECCCND; this is encoded by the coding sequence ATGCCTGAGGATTCATCGTCGGTTCTCGACGCGCTTGATCGAGCTGAGGATGCATTTGGCGGCTACACGACCGGCGCACCCGAGTACGAAGAAAACCTCGATCCGGAGGCGAATCAGCCGCCGGTCATACAGCTCCGAAAGGCGTGCCGTCTTCTCGACGCATGCCGTACCCTCCGTAAACACGATGGCTACCATACGAGCGTCATCGAGATGTCGTTCGCAGCCATCGAGCGGAGCTTGGAATTCTATGTCCTATCTGCATCGAACGACTCGATCGACAACTTTCAGAACCATACCCGAGCCTACGACCGTGCCGCGGCACTCGGTGTCTTCTCCGAGGAGACGGCTCGCCGTCTCCAGACGCTCTACACTGACAATCGATCGGCAGCGTATTATCGCGATACGGTTGCAACCGCTGAGCAAGCTGAAATGATGTTCAGTCTTTCCGTGACGACCCATGACCACGTGAAGAATTTCAGTCAGCAGTCTTACGAGTGCTGCTGCAACGATTGA
- a CDS encoding nucleotidyltransferase domain-containing protein yields the protein MAKQNGSDDETTRSNEGGAIQLPVPAPNPELFRYKATNDILRLLIDNPYETFTIRELSRLTEHSTYSIKSAVDILEDNGLVTAEAEGNRRPVGINRSRVTKPDDPVLRIPQSEFHEPIRTALDRLHTGLDDVRGVLVFGSVARGQADRQSDIDLWVLVEDSRGEQHRANEIATELGQERFDGERYEFQVMVESIESAHGYADRLTDIFTDAITLHESEALRNLKEEVLTNA from the coding sequence ATGGCAAAACAGAATGGCTCGGACGACGAGACCACGAGGTCGAATGAGGGGGGAGCTATCCAGCTTCCAGTTCCGGCACCGAATCCGGAGTTGTTTCGATATAAAGCCACGAACGATATCCTTCGACTGCTCATCGATAACCCATACGAGACTTTCACAATTCGGGAATTGAGTCGGCTCACCGAACACTCGACGTACTCCATCAAGAGTGCCGTCGATATTCTTGAGGACAACGGCCTCGTGACCGCAGAGGCCGAGGGCAATCGGCGTCCAGTCGGTATCAATCGGTCCAGAGTAACCAAGCCGGATGATCCAGTCCTTCGGATTCCACAGTCGGAGTTTCACGAGCCTATCCGAACGGCGCTCGACCGACTCCACACGGGACTGGACGACGTCCGAGGTGTCCTCGTTTTCGGGAGTGTCGCCCGAGGACAAGCGGACAGGCAGAGCGATATTGATCTGTGGGTGTTGGTGGAAGATTCACGCGGCGAGCAGCATCGGGCGAACGAGATCGCAACGGAACTCGGACAGGAACGGTTCGACGGGGAGCGATACGAGTTCCAAGTGATGGTTGAGTCAATTGAGTCGGCCCACGGCTATGCCGACCGACTCACAGATATTTTCACGGATGCGATCACGCTCCACGAGAGCGAGGCACTCCGGAATCTCAAGGAGGAGGTGTTGACCAATGCCTGA
- a CDS encoding ArsR/SmtB family transcription factor: MAETDRSSPDADDLAGLLPEHSLLSLEQYLAMQRAIGNETRFRILHFLTETGAHSAKELERSLDLPSNTLHYHLDALVDVGLVENRKQKTPGSDGLYSYYQATSLGEGILDHGVRELMREEWDLLDAYGK, translated from the coding sequence ATGGCTGAAACCGATCGTTCGTCCCCCGACGCGGATGATCTGGCAGGACTCTTGCCGGAACACAGTCTCCTCTCTCTCGAACAGTATCTAGCCATGCAGCGAGCTATCGGGAATGAAACCCGCTTCCGAATTCTCCATTTTCTCACCGAAACAGGAGCTCACAGTGCAAAAGAACTCGAACGGAGCCTTGACCTTCCCTCAAACACACTCCACTATCATCTCGATGCACTCGTCGATGTAGGACTCGTCGAGAATCGAAAACAGAAGACACCCGGCAGCGACGGGCTCTACTCGTACTACCAGGCTACCTCACTCGGTGAGGGGATACTTGACCACGGCGTTCGAGAACTGATGCGCGAGGAGTGGGATCTCCTCGACGCGTATGGTAAGTAA